The Streptomyces sp. DH-12 genome has a window encoding:
- a CDS encoding pentapeptide repeat-containing protein gives MTGHTACLAHLAATDRDAYLNGLTPGTDIDHRGTPFTEDLLNRLLTALHDPTTGEPHIGAAWFDWATFTGTAWFVGATFTGDAKFGRVTFAGDAKFAGAAFTGDAGFAGATFAGDAGFAGAIFTGDAKFAGAIFTGDARFAGAIFTGDAGFAGARFETVSRLGPLVCGARVVLDGAVFGQPVTVEMAAREVSCARTRWISTATLHLRYAEVDLRDAILEYPVVVAARPDPFSFHRSGSPLSEAELSGREPGVRLTSVGGVDAAHLALHTIDLSMCRFAGAVHLDQLRVDGWCTFATTPTDRGRRFPWRWSRRNTLAEEHHWRVRTARRPARAHGWTAPPSDAPELRPAAVAALYRQIRKSLEDGKNEPDAADFYYGECEMRRHDTFRSRGERMLLTAYWALSGYGLRATRALAWLGAAMTATIAVMVLWGLPVDDPKPTTTGRQAAVGQQVTLTTDTPDPVNPTGPLPDRVTGERFEKALRVVINSVVFRSSGQDLTTTGTYAEMTSRLAEPVLLGLVVLAVRSRVKR, from the coding sequence GTGACCGGTCACACCGCGTGCCTGGCCCACCTGGCCGCCACCGACCGCGACGCCTACCTGAACGGCCTGACCCCCGGCACCGACATCGATCACCGCGGCACCCCCTTCACCGAAGACCTGCTGAACCGGTTACTCACCGCCCTGCACGACCCCACCACCGGTGAGCCCCACATCGGCGCCGCCTGGTTCGACTGGGCGACCTTCACCGGCACCGCCTGGTTCGTCGGGGCGACCTTCACCGGTGACGCCAAATTCGGCAGGGTGACCTTCGCCGGCGACGCCAAATTCGCCGGGGCGGCCTTCACCGGTGACGCCGGGTTCGCCGGGGCGACCTTCGCCGGTGACGCCGGGTTCGCCGGGGCGATCTTCACCGGCGACGCCAAATTCGCCGGGGCGATCTTCACCGGTGACGCCAGGTTCGCCGGGGCGATCTTCACCGGTGACGCCGGGTTCGCCGGGGCGCGGTTCGAGACGGTGTCACGTCTGGGGCCGCTGGTGTGCGGTGCGAGGGTGGTGCTGGACGGTGCGGTGTTCGGCCAGCCGGTGACGGTGGAGATGGCCGCTCGCGAGGTGAGCTGTGCGCGGACGCGGTGGATCTCGACCGCCACGTTGCACCTGCGCTACGCCGAGGTGGACCTGAGGGACGCGATCTTGGAGTACCCGGTGGTGGTTGCCGCCCGCCCGGACCCTTTCTCCTTCCACCGCTCCGGTAGCCCCCTGTCGGAGGCGGAACTGTCCGGCCGGGAGCCCGGCGTGCGTCTGACGTCGGTGGGTGGGGTCGATGCCGCGCACCTCGCGCTGCACACCATCGACCTGAGCATGTGCCGGTTCGCCGGCGCCGTCCACCTCGATCAGCTCCGCGTGGACGGCTGGTGCACCTTCGCCACCACCCCCACCGACCGGGGCCGGCGCTTCCCCTGGCGGTGGAGCCGGCGCAACACCCTGGCCGAGGAGCACCACTGGCGGGTGCGTACCGCCCGCCGCCCCGCCCGGGCGCATGGCTGGACCGCCCCGCCCTCGGACGCCCCCGAACTGCGGCCGGCCGCGGTGGCCGCGCTGTACCGGCAGATACGCAAGTCGCTGGAGGACGGCAAGAACGAACCGGACGCCGCCGACTTCTACTACGGCGAGTGCGAGATGCGCCGCCACGACACCTTCCGCTCCCGGGGCGAGCGGATGCTGCTGACCGCCTACTGGGCCCTGTCCGGGTACGGACTGCGCGCCACCCGGGCGTTGGCGTGGCTGGGGGCGGCGATGACCGCCACGATCGCGGTGATGGTGCTGTGGGGCCTGCCCGTCGATGATCCGAAGCCGACCACCACCGGCCGTCAGGCCGCCGTCGGGCAGCAGGTCACCCTCACCACCGACACTCCCGACCCGGTCAACCCCACCGGCCCGCTGCCCGACCGGGTGACGGGCGAACGGTTCGAGAAGGCGCTGCGGGTGGTGATCAACTCGGTGGTCTTCCGCTCCTCCGGACAAGACCTCACCACCACCGGCACCTACGCCGAAATGACCTCGCGCCTTGCCGAACCCGTCCTCCTCGGCTTGGTCGTCCTGGCCGTCCGCAGCCGCGTCAAACGCTGA